The nucleotide sequence TAAAAGAAGGGTTCCCGACAAGAAGATTCCAATTGCTTTCACTACATCGAATAGGACAAATTCTTTATTTATATATGTATATATGAAATATCCTGTCGCGCCGGTCACGAACAAGATTCCCAATACCAGTATGAAATAATACAAAATCTCCACTTCCTCTTTTAAACAGGTGTCGTTATATACGTTAAGCAATATGTAAAATTTCAATTCCTAGTTTGTTGCTTTACCTACCGGTAGTTGATCATTAATGAAGCCGAATAACCACAAAGGCCATGCATAGAAAAATTCCTTGTCTGTCCTTTTAAATATAATTTCTTTAGAATTTGCGAGTCCTAATGAAATCTGAGTACCGGATATTAAATCTTTTAATCAATAGTTTTTCCAGCTCTGTCAAATATTGATCCACTGCATTCAGCAAACCATCAGTAGGTATAAAATCCTCGGGTTTAAATTCCTGCCAAATCGAAAAGAGAATCCACTTGTCTTTACTTGTTTCGATAAAAGCCAAGATTGGCCCTTCTCTTTCATCATGTTCCATTGTGTAGTGATAAAAGTTGCTTGTTCCCTTTGGATCATTCATTCGCCATTCCTTTAAACTGACTCCCATTTCAAGCAGCGCAAGCGATGGTTCTCTGAAGAAGCAAGAATGATCAATTCTAATTTCCAACTCTCCTTCTACATCAATCAATAGTTTTCCACTTCTTTGGTGAAGTATTTTTTTCTCGAGTTTTAATGCTGGATCTAGTTTAAAATCAATAGTCAGATTCACCATGCAAGCACTCCTTTAAATGCCATTTTAAAAAGTATTCCACTTGCCAATCAGGTACTTTAAACCCTTTTTTCACCCCTTTACCCAAATATGAATTATTCAATTAAAGCGATTCAAACATTCTTCAATTGTCTTTCTAAGCACTCTCTTTTCACTTTTCCATGAACTTGATTATTAGCTGGATACACTTTAGTCGCAAAAACCGGTGCATCAAAACTTAGCCAAATATGTCGATAAATGTTGTGTGTATCTTTGATTGATAAAAAGTCTCCGTTTTCTAATTCCATATCGTCATCCACCCCAAATTGAAATCGGCAACAACTGCATATGTCGAATGAACCTTCTTTTAAATTGTCCAAATCACCATATGCAGGCTCGTCAAGCCCTTTATAACCACACACCGGACACATATACTTCATAATGCAATAAGCCTCCTTGTATCCATTAAATATTATCTTTTTTATGTAGCTTAACTGTACATTAGTTACTTTCAGGTCCTCGCTGTTGCCTATTCTCTTTTACCAGATTCAAAATCTGCAGCCCATCACTTGGCCCCCCGCCTAAAAAGGAAGGGTAGGTAAAGGGAATTAACGGACTTATGAATAGGAAGAAACTCGCGCCGGCAAGATTGATTAAGATATTGCCCGGTATACCAGAGAATAAATGAGAACTAACGTATAGAACGGCGAACCCTAACAATGAAGCGGTCGGTCCCCCTATCAGCATTGTCAGCCTTTGTTTATAGGTAGGAGGCGGCAGTTCTTCTGAATTTATAGGCTGGCAGAACGCGTAAAGCGCTATGGTTAAATAACAGGTGATTCTTCCAAGCTTCAGCTTCAGTTTTTTCTCTTTGCCCGGTGACCCCATATAAATCTCTGCCTTCGCTTTCTTGTTCCGCAAAATTGTTGCAACGGCATGGCCCATTTCGTGTATAAAGAGAGCCATTGAAATAATCAGTAAAACCATAGCCACTTCTAATAACATCCCCAAAAAGATCCCCCGTTTCTCTATTCGTAGCCTGCAGTTGCTGAACTTAGATTATCAAATTGATGAAGCCGATAAATATCCTTATATTTACTACGTTAGAAAAAATTAAAAGATTCATCTTTCTCGAAATCAAAATCCTCAAGGCGAATCCTTGCCTTGCAGCAAAAACGAAAAAGAGAAAAAGCAGTGCTTGATAGCTCTGCTTTTTCTCTTCGGATCTTCCGGTTCATAATTGCAATTGAATTGTTAAGAGGGATTACCGGAGGAAGAAACAGTTATCCGGTTTCTTCCTTCATCTTTTGACTGATAGAGCGCTGTATCCGCCAAACGGAATAGCTCTTCCAATGACTCCGTCTGGGTTGGAAACTCTGAGATTCCGATCGAAACTGTAACGATCCGGCCGGGAACCAATAAAGTCTGTTCCACTTCTTTGCGTATTTTTTCCGCTACTTGGTAGGCAGCTAAGCGATCGGCATCCGGCAGAAGAAGAATAAATTCTTCTCCGCCATACCGAAAACAATAATCCGTGTTCCGGATCAGTGTTTGAAGCGTTTCAGCCAAGCCTTTTAATGCCTGGTCCCCCATTTGATGGCCAAATGTGTCATTAATCGATTTGAAATGGTCGATGTCCAGTATGAGCAATGAAAAATGCCGATTTTGGCTTGACCAGCCCTCCAGCACTTCTTCCAGTTTCCGGCGGTTCGGCAAGCCGGTTAGAGCGTCCGTCAGGGCTGAATGCGTGAGTTCCTGGTTGTTTCTTTCGAGTATTTCAAAAGCGATTGCCACACTCTTCGTTAAGATATCGGCTTCGCGGTTCCAATGAGGCTTCATCAGATTGTCCTTGAGGGGCTGCGATACTGCCTTTCCTTCCGCTAACCCATTCACCAGATTTCCCAGGTGCGTAAAAGGAGCGGCCAATCTGCGGGCGATAAAAATGGAAAGCAGGAGCAGCAGCAAAGAAGGCAGCAATAGATTCTTCAGCACCTGCAGAAATTGATCGATCAACAGGTCTTCAGCAAATGAATAAGGCGTCTGCTGCACAATCCCCCATCCCGCTTCGGATACATGGCTATAAGCGGCAAGCATTGGGATTCCTTCAGTATTGGTGATCAATTCCTTGCCGTCTTTTCCTTGCGTCAATTGACGAACCACCGGATTTCCAATGACGTTTTCTCCGATTTTTTCACTCTTCGGATGAAACAGCAGCGTACCGGCTGGGCCGACCACATAGTAATAGGAACCGTTTTGCTCTACCGCATCATTGCCAAGCAAATGATTTAGGACGTTTTGCTCCTGAAGAAAGATGGTTCCGCCAATCATCCCTCGATACACGCCGTCTTTGGAGTAGATCGGCTGGCTCATCAAAATGATTAAGCGGTTTGATAAGCCCATATAAGGGACAGTCAGCTCAGGCTGTTCCGCATCCAGCGCGTCTCTTGCTGGCCCCGCCGCTATTTTTTCTCCTTTTAACCCGATGCTGTTGGGGCTGATGGCCCGGATCACGCCTGTTTCGTCTATCCAGGAAAGGGAATTGAAATAGCCGCTGCTTGTTTGCAGGAGATCCAACTGTTCATGGATTTCCTGATCGCTCATTCCTTCATTTTCCTCCAGAAAATCCACAGTAGTCTCCAGACTTTTTCTCATCGAGATGAACAACGAATCGACCGAATGGCTCATCTTCTCGGCTTTGGAGTAATTTAAGGACAAATAAGTCGTCGCCAAAGAATTCTTACTGGAATAGTAAGAAGAGACCGTAAGAATCAGCAGTGTAAGAATAACTGAGGCAGAGACAAGAGAAGTCAGCAAGGTGGCCAAGTTCACTTTCCGTCCATTGAATAGTGGCTTCATACAAAATTTCCTTTCAAAACACTTTTGAGAAAAATCAACTTCTTCCATTATATAGATATCTTCCTTTATTTATCTAGTTAAAAGAAAAATACCCGCTAATTAAAAATAGAGCCTGGAATCCAGCTCCAAGCTCGTGTATCTTGCTTTCAGTTGGTTAAACGATTTCACCCCTTATCTTAAAACATTCCTCCACCTTGATTGTTGTGCCGACCAACTTCTCGCTGAGCCTCCGCTTCCGCTAAATTCTGGTTCAAAGTCTTTTCCTTCTTATTAAAGCTGTATTTCCCCCGCGTCAAAAAATCTACTAGATAAGCGCCTGCAAACACTGCAGCCAATGAGCCCCAAAAAATCCACATCATCCAATGCATATCCTTCTCCCCCTTCCGTTTTATCGTCGCTTCGATCGCCTTTCTTATAATACGGTTTCAGTTGGGATAAGTTTCAATAATCAGATTTTAAGACGTGGCGACCTGTTATAAAAATACGTGAAGGCCGTTTAAGCAGTTTTGCTCTTTCCCTTAAAAGCTAGCCTTTCATATCGAAGGAGTCGATTGCGCGGATCTCAATTTCCCAACCCAGCTGCTCTGCTAAACTGACCTGCACAGTCGGATGTAGAGAAGCCACTCGGATTGCTTCTTCAAAATTTGCGGCTTCCAGTATGAATGCACTTCCAATAATTTTATCTGGCTGGATTAAATGGTCCTCATCGACTTGTATCTCCCCGTCCACCCGCTGCAATCTCTTTACTTCTTGTCCAATACCGGCATCTACCAGTACATGGCCGCTTTTGTATAATTCCTGGAGATGAGGCTGGCATTCCCGCATGACGTTATCAACTTCTTCTTTTGGCAATGCGTCCATCTTCTCCTTATTCAGGTAGCCCAAGCACAAGTATTTCATCTAAAAACCTCCTGTTGAGATACTTTCTCCTCCGGCAGTTTTAAGGATTTAGCGAATAGACCAAACTGAAAAACTATGTTTCCATTTTCAGGTACCTTTCCAGCTCTTCTTTCTGCCGCAGGTGATGGCGGGAATGCATGTGAACCAGCTCAAGCCACTCCTCCGCATTCAGCCAGCCGAACCCGCCATGCTTAACTTTATAATCCAGGTTAATTGTAGAAGCTTTCAATTCCCAGTGGTCCAGCCTATCAATCACCTCTTCCATTCTTGTCTCCAGATCCTCCTTACTGTCTGAATTGTTGGGAGGGGCATTCATTTCATCTGGAAGCCTGATTTTGATGGGCGGAAATCCACCGTCTTTGAATAACTGCTCACCCGCTGGAGTTTTTCCCAGAGGCTGCCCTTCAGTTGATGCAGCACAAATTTGCACATTATCCAGATACTCATGCGCCACTAGAATAATGTGGTCACACATTTGCCCAATGGACCACACCCCTTCTCGCGGAATATGGCGCAGCTGTTCCGGAGAGTATTTGCGAAGCCCGTTCTTGAAAATGAAAAGCACTTCTTTTCCGTTCATCTTCGCCCTCCTAATATCCGTTTTAAAAATTTAAATATTCCGACTATTACCTTTTTTGATTGTATCACAGTTAATTAGGAGACTTCATTAAATCTTATTTCATTATCTTGATCTATGCGTAGCCGTACAGGTGTATGGACTAAAGCGGAATTACTGCTGGTTTCAATAATTTAATGATAGATAAACTAAGTTCAAATTTAATGATTTAACCAAAACAAAAAAAGACCGGTTAAGGTCTATAGGGATAAAGCGATTTAAAGCTTAGAATGAATAGGAATCGCCATCGTTTGGAATAACCACATTTGAAGCCATGCCTTTTTCTTCCGCAAATTTCTTCAAATCTGCTCTTGAGAGGTTCCAGTGATTGACCGCTTCCATATGAACAGCGATGATTGTCGCTTTAGGGGCCGCTTTATGAACTTTGTAGACATCTTCTTCGTTCATGACAAGTGAGCCCCCCTGAAGGAATTGATTGTCTCCTGCATTTACGACGATGATTTCGGGGTTGTGGGCATCGACCGTTTTTTGCACTTCTTCATACCACACAGTGTCTCCGGCTACATAAAGCGTTTTTTCATCTTCATGCTTGAAGACAACGCCACATACATGGCCGGCCATTTTCAGGATTTCGCCTCTGCCGTGCTCGCCTTTTGTCTTGATCAATTGGATACCTTCAAATACCGTATCTTCCTGCAGAACTTCGATGTTCGTGAAGCCAGCACCTTCAATCTCCGTTTTGTCCTCTTCATTTTGCGTGAACAATTTGATGTCTTTTGGCAACGCGTCTTTTGCTGCGTCGTCCCAATGGTCCAAGTGGGTATGCGTAACAATCACGGCATCCACGCCGGCAATGACTTCATCAATTGAAACAGGCAGGCCCACGAGCGGATTGTTCTGGTCTTGTCTTGCTGAATTCGGAAAAGGCGGAAGCGTTCCTTTCTCTGATAAAAATGGATCAACTAAAAACTTTTTCCCTGCAAAATCTACAACCAAGGTTGCGTTGCGAATGTGGCGGATGTTCATAATTCCAACTCCTTTTGTTTGATGTCCACCCATTGTATACTAGTGCCAATTCAAATTTATATAGATTAAATAAAGTCTTTTGCCGCTTTGGCTTTATAAATGAAAGGAATTGAAAAAATCTTGGATCAGACAGATTTGCGAATTTTGGATGAACTTTCCAAGAACAGCCGAATCACCATGAAAGAGTTGAGTGAAAGGGTCCATTTAAGCAGCCCCGCCACTTCGGCCCGGGTGGAAAAATTGGAAACCGCGGGCATCATTGAAGGATACACCATCAAAGTGAACCAGCTGAAGATGGGCTACTTTGTCCATGCAATGATTAGCGTCATCATGAAAAGCAGCCATCACGAACCTTATCTTTCCTATATAAAAGCACAAGCTCCTTTTGTTATTCAGAACTATAAAATCAGCGGCGACAGTTGTTACCTCCTGGAATGCAAATTCCCCTCCAATGCAGTACTGGATGAATTTTTGGTTGGATTGAGCGAGCATGTGAATTACAAGTTATCGATCATCATCAGTAAATAAATCTCAATCGGAAAGACCTCCGTGTAATGACGCTTTTTAAAAGCAATTCTTACATGGGGGTCTTTTAGCTGTGGGCTAACGAAATTAAGGATGATTGACCGTTCGTAAAAGTACATTTACACAGACAATAAAAAAAGAAAAAGGCCTGTGCCGTCAGTGAAAGTGAATTAAACGAAGCCCTCATGCATGAAGTGTTGCACTTAGTTTGACAAACTGTCTCATACAAAAATATTCCTG is from Planococcus liqunii and encodes:
- a CDS encoding DUF7878 domain-containing protein — translated: MVNLTIDFKLDPALKLEKKILHQRSGKLLIDVEGELEIRIDHSCFFREPSLALLEMGVSLKEWRMNDPKGTSNFYHYTMEHDEREGPILAFIETSKDKWILFSIWQEFKPEDFIPTDGLLNAVDQYLTELEKLLIKRFNIRYSDFIRTRKF
- a CDS encoding site-2 protease family protein, with product MLLEVAMVLLIISMALFIHEMGHAVATILRNKKAKAEIYMGSPGKEKKLKLKLGRITCYLTIALYAFCQPINSEELPPPTYKQRLTMLIGGPTASLLGFAVLYVSSHLFSGIPGNILINLAGASFFLFISPLIPFTYPSFLGGGPSDGLQILNLVKENRQQRGPESN
- a CDS encoding sensor domain-containing diguanylate cyclase, translated to MKPLFNGRKVNLATLLTSLVSASVILTLLILTVSSYYSSKNSLATTYLSLNYSKAEKMSHSVDSLFISMRKSLETTVDFLEENEGMSDQEIHEQLDLLQTSSGYFNSLSWIDETGVIRAISPNSIGLKGEKIAAGPARDALDAEQPELTVPYMGLSNRLIILMSQPIYSKDGVYRGMIGGTIFLQEQNVLNHLLGNDAVEQNGSYYYVVGPAGTLLFHPKSEKIGENVIGNPVVRQLTQGKDGKELITNTEGIPMLAAYSHVSEAGWGIVQQTPYSFAEDLLIDQFLQVLKNLLLPSLLLLLLSIFIARRLAAPFTHLGNLVNGLAEGKAVSQPLKDNLMKPHWNREADILTKSVAIAFEILERNNQELTHSALTDALTGLPNRRKLEEVLEGWSSQNRHFSLLILDIDHFKSINDTFGHQMGDQALKGLAETLQTLIRNTDYCFRYGGEEFILLLPDADRLAAYQVAEKIRKEVEQTLLVPGRIVTVSIGISEFPTQTESLEELFRLADTALYQSKDEGRNRITVSSSGNPS
- a CDS encoding YciI family protein, with the translated sequence MKYLCLGYLNKEKMDALPKEEVDNVMRECQPHLQELYKSGHVLVDAGIGQEVKRLQRVDGEIQVDEDHLIQPDKIIGSAFILEAANFEEAIRVASLHPTVQVSLAEQLGWEIEIRAIDSFDMKG
- a CDS encoding DinB family protein, with the translated sequence MNGKEVLFIFKNGLRKYSPEQLRHIPREGVWSIGQMCDHIILVAHEYLDNVQICAASTEGQPLGKTPAGEQLFKDGGFPPIKIRLPDEMNAPPNNSDSKEDLETRMEEVIDRLDHWELKASTINLDYKVKHGGFGWLNAEEWLELVHMHSRHHLRQKEELERYLKMET
- a CDS encoding MBL fold metallo-hydrolase; this encodes MNIRHIRNATLVVDFAGKKFLVDPFLSEKGTLPPFPNSARQDQNNPLVGLPVSIDEVIAGVDAVIVTHTHLDHWDDAAKDALPKDIKLFTQNEEDKTEIEGAGFTNIEVLQEDTVFEGIQLIKTKGEHGRGEILKMAGHVCGVVFKHEDEKTLYVAGDTVWYEEVQKTVDAHNPEIIVVNAGDNQFLQGGSLVMNEEDVYKVHKAAPKATIIAVHMEAVNHWNLSRADLKKFAEEKGMASNVVIPNDGDSYSF
- a CDS encoding Lrp/AsnC family transcriptional regulator gives rise to the protein MLDQTDLRILDELSKNSRITMKELSERVHLSSPATSARVEKLETAGIIEGYTIKVNQLKMGYFVHAMISVIMKSSHHEPYLSYIKAQAPFVIQNYKISGDSCYLLECKFPSNAVLDEFLVGLSEHVNYKLSIIISK